One Sander vitreus isolate 19-12246 chromosome 23, sanVit1, whole genome shotgun sequence DNA window includes the following coding sequences:
- the lrmp gene encoding inositol 1,4,5-triphosphate receptor associated 2 isoform X7, whose translation MDYYTPQPNRRHNPVDSICRKLQTIQWRGDREPNSPFQIPKLSSSNYDSPQSGLRHNLENILKKGTLHRDEGVKEKGRGMGMPSSAASQRSSLGPSVPMSTPSTPACNPATPTNVTYTITSTLGERRGADGSDLRQVKTWQRYCSTPTGQSKDSPYFTFTRGPQSVLPESERASRSPPLCRTFTPNQSTLSYNLKFCSGDMGNSTEYELPYPALVVKRLSMGDGGSSMVSENRKETMAEISLICEENLLDTIFHACDTQRRGKVYVSHIVDYLRHTTSRSSQDSGLEDLCNMLDPEHKDVSIDLDTYHAVMKEWIDDCRNNGQEPTDDATQDSVKLRDSLSAKRSVLLNMTSGSLEAFGGEASRAEFETSELVCCVADLQMSNQKFQEEVKKLKQVVEAMEDSNQKLAEENEDLRNQARVNQQLAQKEKMLNEEVEEMKASLSCTEEGRARASAHSKHVERENQSLIAKIAFLQEENFKVTVEMDELQRRITQLCDINTELQVQIQSVDSVLSEKEAVILEKSRQISELKSAVEEYSSITELLRADKSKLENQMQMMHPDLAGAGLSLSAAYRLNQSSSGSLQTELALAQSPLEPPHGVDLLSTTMSFASPMDETLDREVLLMLQGPNPEHMALEFKTLLNKLKSDFREESDSVLSTARGLLDDRAQPAGNDDTSLQKVQAKLDARRVDWALSLDQLAQYTDSLEKELIKMASNLRRSRTEILHLSVRVQEQENQKRQLCEELEQLKTHQDSREASCQTPAPEEEPGDDLDWDEEFALQDFLKNELAERNCREQGGRTDRGEEEDGEEKWTVVDTAGEGEARDTSTPLSALSGEAQLGHGAAGGGQDSAACTESEPDVNCQSLQVVRPKTAWVLRLSLIMQEAAVPLSAHSQAVSIRHPEADALPDLSHPENNAEALETAESSTCGPTENLSNSPEQDQMVTLSNTPPTAAQMDPPDSTSPGPDENITQTESTQPTSEDHRGEEEKEGEADSSTGAMSHTKSLKRDQSVDRSVAEDSSSTCLLPVLVEEEESVQDTTAEVPTVAASMEGTERLTSSRATTFSESGSPQLGSSSTHASQLGSGMGSVTSDPSQSEDSAAKKDSLPLCGKNKRQLELSRSMEAIEEHRVQEDQSETSLANEKESETSMISDTSGTSKEDKNSLSPNDKEVEAEFQRLALGFKCDMFTLEKRLRLEERSRDLAEENVRREVSSCQGLLQALAPLCEDDNQSIEIIHRLQKNLDILIQSMTRVSSRSEMLGAIHQESRIGKAVEVMIQHVENLRRMYTKEHAELLELREAIMQNERSFGSQTERDDFRGKKPTTQYYKSSTRRVSIAAIPRSGGGNMHFDMSKTQDCSEAETERLTRRSPCPSPSSSPMSTDRGMGLYLSDSLTSSRAAAAVARGGRGLWLWLAMVVVLAGLLALLASLVMQPAVDAAPVGTGDSWMTIQQLLWPYTGLRHNGQPPV comes from the exons ATGGACTATTACACGCCCCAGCCCAATCGTCGCCACAATCCCGTGGACAGCATCTGCCGCAAACTGCAGACCATTCAGTGGCGTGGTGACCGAGAGCCCAATTCACCTTTCCAGATTCCAAAACTCTCCTCCAGCAATTACGACAGTCCACAGAGTGGCCTCAGGCACAACCTGGAAAACATCCTGAAGAAAGGGACCCTCCACAGAGACGAGGGCGTTAAGGAGAAGGGGAGAGGGATGGGTATGCCAAGCTCTGCAGCTTCCCAGAGGAGCAGCCTGGGTCCCTCTGTCCCCATGTCCACCCCTTCCACCCCAGCATGCAACCCCGCCACGCCAACTAACGTCACATACACTATCACTAGCACTCTGGGTGAGAGGAGAGGTGCTGATGGGAGTGATTTAAGACAAGTTAAGACATGGCAGAGGTATTGTTCGACTCCCACGGGCCAGTCCAAAGACTCCCCTTACTTTACATTCACACGAGGGCCCCAGTCGGTGCTGCCCGAGAGCGAGAGGGCGAGCAGGAGCCCACCTCTGTGTCGTACCTTCACCCCAAACCAAAGCACCCTCTCCTACAACCTCAAATTCTGCTCAGGGGACATGGGGAACTCGACAGAGTATGAGCTGCCCTACCCAGCTCTGGTTGTGAAAAGACTGTCCATGGGAGACGGAG GATCCTCAATGGTTTCTGAAAACAGGAAGGAGACTATGGCAGAAATCAGCCTAATCTGTGAGGAGAATCTGCTCGATACCATCTTCCATGCCTGTGACACCCAGCGCCGAG GTAAAGTGTACGTGTCTCACATTGTGGACTACCTGCGGCACACGACCAGTCGCAGCTCACAAGACAGCGGACTAGAGGACCTTTGCAACATGCTCGATCCAGAACACAAAGACGTCTCCATTGACCTGGATACTTACCACGCCGTCATGAAGGAGTGGATTGATGACTGCCGGAACAACGG GCAAGAGCCGACAGATGACGCCACTCAGGACTCAGTCAAACTCCGAGACAGCCTGTCTG CCAAGAGGTCCGTGTTGCTCAATATGACCTCAGGAAGCTTGGAGGCCTTTGGAGGCGAGGCATCCAGAGCAGAATT tgAGACCTCTGAGCTGGTGTGTTGTGTTGCCGACCTCCAGATGAGCAACCAAAAGTTCCAGGAGGAGGTGAAGAAGCTGAAGCAGGTGGTGGAGGCCATGGAGGACAGCAACCAGAAGTTAGCAGAGGAGAATGAGGACCTCCGCAATCAGGCCAGGGT TAACCAACAGCTGGCCCAGAAAGAGAAGATGCTGaacgaggaggtggaggagatgAAGGCCAGTCTGAGCTGCACAGAGGAAGGCAGAGCTCGTGCCTCCGCACACAGCAAACATGTG GAAAGAGAGAACCAGAGTCTCATTGCCAAGATTGCTTTTCTTCAGGAAGAG AACTTTAAGGTTACCGTGGAGATGGACGAGCTTCAGAGGAGAATTACACAGCTGTGTGACATTAACACTGAGCTTCAG GTGCAAATTCAATCTGTTGATTCTGTCCTTAGTGAAAAGGAAGCTGTGATACTAGAG AAGAGCAGACAGATAAGTGAGCTTAAGTCGGCAGTGGAGGAATACTCCTCTATCACAGAG CTGCTGAGGGCAGACAAGAGCAAGCTGGAGAACCAGATGCAGATGATGCACCCAGACCTGGCTGG GGCTGGTCTGTCCCTGTCGGCGGCCTACAGGTTGAACCAGAGCAGCTCAGGATCCCTACAGACAGAACTGGCTTTGGCACAGTCACCACTGGAG CCCCCCCACGGAGTTGACCTTTTGTCCACCACTATGAGCTTTGCCTCCCCGATGGATGAGACGCTGGACAGGGAAGTGTTGCTGATGCTGCAGGGACCCAACCCTGAACACATGGCTCTGGAGTTCAAGACCCTCCTAAATAAACTG AAAAGTGATTTCAGAGAAGAAAGCGACTCTGTCTTGTCTACAGCTAGAGGCTTGCTGGACGACCGCGCACAGCCAGCGGGCAACGACGACACCAGTCTCCAG AAGGTGCAGGCCAAGCTGGACGCGAGGAGGGTGGACTGGGCCCTCAGCCTGGACCAGCTGGCCCAGTACACAGACTCACTGGAGAAGGAGCTGATCAAAATGGCCAGTAACTTGAGGAGGTCCCGCACTGAGATCCTGCACCTTTCAGTCAG GGTGCAGGAGCAGGAGAACCAGAAGCGGCAGCTCTGTGAGGAGCTGgagcagctaaagacacatcAGGACAGCAGAGAGGCCTCATGCCAGACACCTGCACCAGAGGAAGAG cctggAGATGACTTGGACTGGGATGAGGAGTTCGCCCTTCAAGACTTCCTGAAGAACGAGTTAGCAGAGAGGAATTGCAGAGAACAGGGCGGGCGAACGGAcagaggtgaggaggaggacgggGAGGAGAAGTGGACCGTGGTCGACACAGCTGGAGAGGGAGAAGCGAGGGACACTTCCACGCCTCTGTCGGCCCTCTCTGGGGAGGCCCAGCTTGGGCATGGTGCAGCAGGCGGGGGTCAAG ACTCTGCAGCCTGCACTGAGTCAGAGCCAGACGTGAACTGTCAATCTTTGCAG GTGGTGCGGCCCAAAACTGCTTGGGTGCTGCGcctaagccttataatg CAGGAGGCAGCAGTGCCATTGAGCGCCCACTCACAAGCTGTCAGCATTCGACACCCAGAGGCGGATGCTCTCCCTGATCTGTCCCACCCAGAGAACA ATGCAGAGGCTCTTGAGACTGCAGAGTCTTCCACCTGTGGTCCAACCGAGAATTTGAGCAACTCACCTGAACAGGACCAAATGGTGACACTTAGTAACACCCCTCCCACAGCAGCCCAGATGGATCCTCCCGACAGCACATCACCTGGACCAGATGAGAACATTACCCAGACTGAGag CACCCAGCCGACCAGTGAGGACCACAggggagaagaagagaaagaaggtgAAGCAGACTCGAGCACAGGAGCCATGAGTCATACTAAG AGTCTGAAGCGGGACCAGTCGGTAGACAGATCAGTAGCGGAGGACAG TTCCAGCACGTGCCTGCTACCTGTGTTGGttgaagaggaggagagtgtGCAGGACACTACAGCTGAGGTGCCAACAGTAGCCGCCAGCATGGAAG GGACAGAGCGGCTCACCAGCAGCAGAGCGACCACCTTCTCTGAAAGCGGCTCTCCTCAGTTAGGATCGTCCTCCACACATGCCAGCCAATTGGGGAGCGGCATGGGCAGcgtgacctctgaccccagCCAATCGGAAGATAGTGCTGCCAAAAAGGACTCCCTCCCCCTCTGTggcaaaaataaaagacaactg GAGCTGTCCCGCAGCATGGAGGCCATCGAGGAGCACAGGGTTCAGGAGGACCAAAGTGAGACCAGCTTGGCCAACGAGAAGGAAT CTGAGACGTCAATGATCTCAGACACCAGTGGCACCTCCAAAGAGGACAAGAACAG CCTGTCACCTAATGACAAGGAGGTTGAG GCGGAGTTCCAGCGTCTGGCATTGGGCTTCAAGTGTGACATGTTCACCCTGGAGAAGAGACTCCGGCTGGAGGAGAGGTCGCGTGACCTGGCTGAGGAGAATGTCCGCAGGGAGGTGTCCAGCTGCCAAGGCTTACTGCAG GCACTGGCTCCTCTGTGTGAGGACGACAACCAGTCCATCGAGATCATCCACAGGCTCCAGAAGAACCTGGACATCCTCATCCAGTCCATGACCAGGGTGTCCAGTCGCTCTGAGATGCTAGGAGCTATTCACCAG GAGAGCCGTATTGGTAAGGCTGTGGAGGTGATGATCCAGCATGTGGAGAACCTGAGGAGGATGTACACCAAGGAGCACGCTGAGCTGCTGGAGCTGAGAGAGGCCATCATGCAGAACGAGAGGTCGTTTGGATCACAAACTGAACGAG ATGACTTTCGTGGCAAGAAGCCGACAACACAGTACTACAAG TCGTCAACTCGGCGGGTCAGCATAGCAGCAATCCCACGCTCTGGTGGAGGCAACATGCACTTTGACATG TCCAAAACACAAGACTGCTCAGAGGCTGAAACGGAGAGACTGACCAGGCGATCCCCATG TCCGAGCCCTTCCTCCAGCCCTATGTCCACAGACCGAGGAATGGGCCTGTATCTGTCCGACAGCCTGACCTCTTCCCGGGCGGCCGCAGCAGTAGCCAGAGGTGGCAGGGGTCTCTGGCTTTGGTTGGCGATGGTGGTGGTGCTAGCAG GTCTCCTGGCACTGCTGGCCAGCCTGGTGATGCAGCCAGCGGTAGATGCAGCCCCTGTGGGGACCGGGGACTCCTGGATGACCATCCAGCAGCTGCTGTGGCCCTATACAGGGCTCCGGCATAACGGACAGCCCCCGGTCTAG
- the lrmp gene encoding inositol 1,4,5-triphosphate receptor associated 2 isoform X2, with product MDYYTPQPNRRHNPVDSICRKLQTIQWRGDREPNSPFQIPKLSSSNYDSPQSGLRHNLENILKKGTLHRDEGVKEKGRGMGMPSSAASQRSSLGPSVPMSTPSTPACNPATPTNVTYTITSTLGERRGADGSDLRQVKTWQRYCSTPTGQSKDSPYFTFTRGPQSVLPESERASRSPPLCRTFTPNQSTLSYNLKFCSGDMGNSTEYELPYPALVVKRLSMGDGGSSMVSENRKETMAEISLICEENLLDTIFHACDTQRRGKVYVSHIVDYLRHTTSRSSQDSGLEDLCNMLDPEHKDVSIDLDTYHAVMKEWIDDCRNNGQEPTDDATQDSVKLRDSLSAKRSVLLNMTSGSLEAFGGEASRAEFETSELVCCVADLQMSNQKFQEEVKKLKQVVEAMEDSNQKLAEENEDLRNQARVNQQLAQKEKMLNEEVEEMKASLSCTEEGRARASAHSKHVERENQSLIAKIAFLQEENFKVTVEMDELQRRITQLCDINTELQVQIQSVDSVLSEKEAVILEKSRQISELKSAVEEYSSITELLRADKSKLENQMQMMHPDLAGAGLSLSAAYRLNQSSSGSLQTELALAQSPLEPPHGVDLLSTTMSFASPMDETLDREVLLMLQGPNPEHMALEFKTLLNKLKSDFREESDSVLSTARGLLDDRAQPAGNDDTSLQKVQAKLDARRVDWALSLDQLAQYTDSLEKELIKMASNLRRSRTEILHLSVRVQEQENQKRQLCEELEQLKTHQDSREASCQTPAPEEEPGDDLDWDEEFALQDFLKNELAERNCREQGGRTDRGEEEDGEEKWTVVDTAGEGEARDTSTPLSALSGEAQLGHGAAGGGQDSAACTESEPDVNCQSLQVVRPKTAWVLRLSLIMQEAAVPLSAHSQAVSIRHPEADALPDLSHPENNAEALETAESSTCGPTENLSNSPEQDQMVTLSNTPPTAAQMDPPDSTSPGPDENITQTESTQPTSEDHRGEEEKEGEADSSTGAMSHTKSLKRDQSVDRSVAEDSTCLLPVLVEEEESVQDTTAEVPTVAASMEGTERLTSSRATTFSESGSPQLGSSSTHASQLGSGMGSVTSDPSQSEDSAAKKDSLPLCGKNKRQLELSRSMEAIEEHRVQEDQSETSLANEKESETSMISDTSGTSKEDKNSLSPNDKEVEAEFQRLALGFKCDMFTLEKRLRLEERSRDLAEENVRREVSSCQGLLQALAPLCEDDNQSIEIIHRLQKNLDILIQSMTRVSSRSEMLGAIHQESRIGKAVEVMIQHVENLRRMYTKEHAELLELREAIMQNERSFGSQTERDDFRGKKPTTQYYKSSTRRVSIAAIPRSGGGNMHFDMSKTQDCSEAETERLTRRSPWNVPGKSNARPPLKRFVSSAAWVDTEEPSLMTKGTAYDNTDCPSEDEQKEQPVAERRRSSLSELGSKLTSLILPLKTPSPSSSPMSTDRGMGLYLSDSLTSSRAAAAVARGGRGLWLWLAMVVVLAGLLALLASLVMQPAVDAAPVGTGDSWMTIQQLLWPYTGLRHNGQPPV from the exons ATGGACTATTACACGCCCCAGCCCAATCGTCGCCACAATCCCGTGGACAGCATCTGCCGCAAACTGCAGACCATTCAGTGGCGTGGTGACCGAGAGCCCAATTCACCTTTCCAGATTCCAAAACTCTCCTCCAGCAATTACGACAGTCCACAGAGTGGCCTCAGGCACAACCTGGAAAACATCCTGAAGAAAGGGACCCTCCACAGAGACGAGGGCGTTAAGGAGAAGGGGAGAGGGATGGGTATGCCAAGCTCTGCAGCTTCCCAGAGGAGCAGCCTGGGTCCCTCTGTCCCCATGTCCACCCCTTCCACCCCAGCATGCAACCCCGCCACGCCAACTAACGTCACATACACTATCACTAGCACTCTGGGTGAGAGGAGAGGTGCTGATGGGAGTGATTTAAGACAAGTTAAGACATGGCAGAGGTATTGTTCGACTCCCACGGGCCAGTCCAAAGACTCCCCTTACTTTACATTCACACGAGGGCCCCAGTCGGTGCTGCCCGAGAGCGAGAGGGCGAGCAGGAGCCCACCTCTGTGTCGTACCTTCACCCCAAACCAAAGCACCCTCTCCTACAACCTCAAATTCTGCTCAGGGGACATGGGGAACTCGACAGAGTATGAGCTGCCCTACCCAGCTCTGGTTGTGAAAAGACTGTCCATGGGAGACGGAG GATCCTCAATGGTTTCTGAAAACAGGAAGGAGACTATGGCAGAAATCAGCCTAATCTGTGAGGAGAATCTGCTCGATACCATCTTCCATGCCTGTGACACCCAGCGCCGAG GTAAAGTGTACGTGTCTCACATTGTGGACTACCTGCGGCACACGACCAGTCGCAGCTCACAAGACAGCGGACTAGAGGACCTTTGCAACATGCTCGATCCAGAACACAAAGACGTCTCCATTGACCTGGATACTTACCACGCCGTCATGAAGGAGTGGATTGATGACTGCCGGAACAACGG GCAAGAGCCGACAGATGACGCCACTCAGGACTCAGTCAAACTCCGAGACAGCCTGTCTG CCAAGAGGTCCGTGTTGCTCAATATGACCTCAGGAAGCTTGGAGGCCTTTGGAGGCGAGGCATCCAGAGCAGAATT tgAGACCTCTGAGCTGGTGTGTTGTGTTGCCGACCTCCAGATGAGCAACCAAAAGTTCCAGGAGGAGGTGAAGAAGCTGAAGCAGGTGGTGGAGGCCATGGAGGACAGCAACCAGAAGTTAGCAGAGGAGAATGAGGACCTCCGCAATCAGGCCAGGGT TAACCAACAGCTGGCCCAGAAAGAGAAGATGCTGaacgaggaggtggaggagatgAAGGCCAGTCTGAGCTGCACAGAGGAAGGCAGAGCTCGTGCCTCCGCACACAGCAAACATGTG GAAAGAGAGAACCAGAGTCTCATTGCCAAGATTGCTTTTCTTCAGGAAGAG AACTTTAAGGTTACCGTGGAGATGGACGAGCTTCAGAGGAGAATTACACAGCTGTGTGACATTAACACTGAGCTTCAG GTGCAAATTCAATCTGTTGATTCTGTCCTTAGTGAAAAGGAAGCTGTGATACTAGAG AAGAGCAGACAGATAAGTGAGCTTAAGTCGGCAGTGGAGGAATACTCCTCTATCACAGAG CTGCTGAGGGCAGACAAGAGCAAGCTGGAGAACCAGATGCAGATGATGCACCCAGACCTGGCTGG GGCTGGTCTGTCCCTGTCGGCGGCCTACAGGTTGAACCAGAGCAGCTCAGGATCCCTACAGACAGAACTGGCTTTGGCACAGTCACCACTGGAG CCCCCCCACGGAGTTGACCTTTTGTCCACCACTATGAGCTTTGCCTCCCCGATGGATGAGACGCTGGACAGGGAAGTGTTGCTGATGCTGCAGGGACCCAACCCTGAACACATGGCTCTGGAGTTCAAGACCCTCCTAAATAAACTG AAAAGTGATTTCAGAGAAGAAAGCGACTCTGTCTTGTCTACAGCTAGAGGCTTGCTGGACGACCGCGCACAGCCAGCGGGCAACGACGACACCAGTCTCCAG AAGGTGCAGGCCAAGCTGGACGCGAGGAGGGTGGACTGGGCCCTCAGCCTGGACCAGCTGGCCCAGTACACAGACTCACTGGAGAAGGAGCTGATCAAAATGGCCAGTAACTTGAGGAGGTCCCGCACTGAGATCCTGCACCTTTCAGTCAG GGTGCAGGAGCAGGAGAACCAGAAGCGGCAGCTCTGTGAGGAGCTGgagcagctaaagacacatcAGGACAGCAGAGAGGCCTCATGCCAGACACCTGCACCAGAGGAAGAG cctggAGATGACTTGGACTGGGATGAGGAGTTCGCCCTTCAAGACTTCCTGAAGAACGAGTTAGCAGAGAGGAATTGCAGAGAACAGGGCGGGCGAACGGAcagaggtgaggaggaggacgggGAGGAGAAGTGGACCGTGGTCGACACAGCTGGAGAGGGAGAAGCGAGGGACACTTCCACGCCTCTGTCGGCCCTCTCTGGGGAGGCCCAGCTTGGGCATGGTGCAGCAGGCGGGGGTCAAG ACTCTGCAGCCTGCACTGAGTCAGAGCCAGACGTGAACTGTCAATCTTTGCAG GTGGTGCGGCCCAAAACTGCTTGGGTGCTGCGcctaagccttataatg CAGGAGGCAGCAGTGCCATTGAGCGCCCACTCACAAGCTGTCAGCATTCGACACCCAGAGGCGGATGCTCTCCCTGATCTGTCCCACCCAGAGAACA ATGCAGAGGCTCTTGAGACTGCAGAGTCTTCCACCTGTGGTCCAACCGAGAATTTGAGCAACTCACCTGAACAGGACCAAATGGTGACACTTAGTAACACCCCTCCCACAGCAGCCCAGATGGATCCTCCCGACAGCACATCACCTGGACCAGATGAGAACATTACCCAGACTGAGag CACCCAGCCGACCAGTGAGGACCACAggggagaagaagagaaagaaggtgAAGCAGACTCGAGCACAGGAGCCATGAGTCATACTAAG AGTCTGAAGCGGGACCAGTCGGTAGACAGATCAGTAGCGGAGGACAG CACGTGCCTGCTACCTGTGTTGGttgaagaggaggagagtgtGCAGGACACTACAGCTGAGGTGCCAACAGTAGCCGCCAGCATGGAAG GGACAGAGCGGCTCACCAGCAGCAGAGCGACCACCTTCTCTGAAAGCGGCTCTCCTCAGTTAGGATCGTCCTCCACACATGCCAGCCAATTGGGGAGCGGCATGGGCAGcgtgacctctgaccccagCCAATCGGAAGATAGTGCTGCCAAAAAGGACTCCCTCCCCCTCTGTggcaaaaataaaagacaactg GAGCTGTCCCGCAGCATGGAGGCCATCGAGGAGCACAGGGTTCAGGAGGACCAAAGTGAGACCAGCTTGGCCAACGAGAAGGAAT CTGAGACGTCAATGATCTCAGACACCAGTGGCACCTCCAAAGAGGACAAGAACAG CCTGTCACCTAATGACAAGGAGGTTGAG GCGGAGTTCCAGCGTCTGGCATTGGGCTTCAAGTGTGACATGTTCACCCTGGAGAAGAGACTCCGGCTGGAGGAGAGGTCGCGTGACCTGGCTGAGGAGAATGTCCGCAGGGAGGTGTCCAGCTGCCAAGGCTTACTGCAG GCACTGGCTCCTCTGTGTGAGGACGACAACCAGTCCATCGAGATCATCCACAGGCTCCAGAAGAACCTGGACATCCTCATCCAGTCCATGACCAGGGTGTCCAGTCGCTCTGAGATGCTAGGAGCTATTCACCAG GAGAGCCGTATTGGTAAGGCTGTGGAGGTGATGATCCAGCATGTGGAGAACCTGAGGAGGATGTACACCAAGGAGCACGCTGAGCTGCTGGAGCTGAGAGAGGCCATCATGCAGAACGAGAGGTCGTTTGGATCACAAACTGAACGAG ATGACTTTCGTGGCAAGAAGCCGACAACACAGTACTACAAG TCGTCAACTCGGCGGGTCAGCATAGCAGCAATCCCACGCTCTGGTGGAGGCAACATGCACTTTGACATG TCCAAAACACAAGACTGCTCAGAGGCTGAAACGGAGAGACTGACCAGGCGATCCCCATG GAATGTGCCAGGAAAGAGCAATGCGCGCCCCCCACTAAAGCGCTTTGTTAGCTCTGCGGCCTGGGTTGACACTGAAGAGCCCTCTCTCATGACGAAGGG GACGGCCTACGACAACACCGACTGCCCGTCGGAGGACGAGCAGAAGGAGCAGCcggtggcagagaggaggaggtccAGTCTCAGTGAGCTGGGCAGCAAACTCACCTCCCTCATTCTGCCCCTCAAGAC TCCGAGCCCTTCCTCCAGCCCTATGTCCACAGACCGAGGAATGGGCCTGTATCTGTCCGACAGCCTGACCTCTTCCCGGGCGGCCGCAGCAGTAGCCAGAGGTGGCAGGGGTCTCTGGCTTTGGTTGGCGATGGTGGTGGTGCTAGCAG GTCTCCTGGCACTGCTGGCCAGCCTGGTGATGCAGCCAGCGGTAGATGCAGCCCCTGTGGGGACCGGGGACTCCTGGATGACCATCCAGCAGCTGCTGTGGCCCTATACAGGGCTCCGGCATAACGGACAGCCCCCGGTCTAG